The Mycolicibacterium flavescens genomic interval CCCGCATGCTTGCCGGGTGTCGAAGCGCGCGGAATACCTCTACGCGCTGTACGCCGGCTCACTCGCCGATCCTGGCGACCGCAACCCGTACGCCGGCGGCGAGTCATTGGTCCTGCCGAAGCTGTGGATGCGCGGGTACATGCGGATGCTGCGCGTTCGGATCCAGACAGGGCCGGCCATGCGGACTTACCTTGCGGCGCGTGCCGCGGCGGAACACCCGCCGGAGTGACCGTGCGCCGTTGTGCTCACCGCCGGGTGTCGGACCCGGCCGATAACTTGTGCGATCGAACAGCGTTGCGGCGATCTGCAACAACACGGTTGGCGGTCCTGACGTGTTGACCCATCGCAGTGACCTAGGGTGAGTGCAACGGACTTGTGAGGGTGGGCGCATGGCTGACCGATCGGCGATCGAATGGACCGAGGCCACCTGGAACCCCGTCACCGGCTGCGATCGCGTGTCCGCCGGCTGCGACCACTGCTACGCCATGACGTTGGCAAAACGTCTGAAGGCCATGGGATCTGAGAAGTACCAGAACGACGGTGATCTGCGCACATCCGGACCGGGCTTCGACGTGACCGTCCATCCGCAGGCACTCGACGAGCCGCGCCGCTGGCGCCAGCCGCGCGTCGTCTTCGTGAACTCAATGTCCGACCTGTTCCACGCCCGCGTGCCGGTCAGCTTCATTCGCGACGTGTTCGACGTCTGCCGCGAGACGCCTCAGCACACGTACCAGGTGCTCACCAAGCGCAGCTTGCGGCTGCGCCGGCTCGGCGACAATCTCGACTGGCCAGCCAACCTGTGGATGGGTGTGTCCGTCGAGAACGCGGATGTGCTGCCGCGAGTCGACCATCTGCGCGACGTACCCGCAGCCGTGCGCTTCTTGTCGTGTGAGCCACTAATAGGACCGCTCGACGGGCTCAACCTTGACGGCATCCACTGGGTGATCGCCGGCGGTGAGTCCGGCGCGAATCATCGCCCTGTCGACGGGGAATGGGTACGCGACATCCGGGACGCGTGCCAGGACGCCGGCGTCGCGTTCTTCTTCAAGCAATGGGGCGGTCGCACGCCGAAATCCCTTGGGCGGCAACTTGATGGCCAGCTCTGGGATGAAATGCCCGCTACTGCGTAGCTGGCTCCACCACCAGATCTTCGACTTTCGGACCTTTGCCGTCGCTGGCGGTGAGGCCCGCCTTGTGCAGATGCTTGACGGCCTGCCGCGCTGCTGACTCGCGGACGCGACCCAGGAACGGGCCGAAGACTTCCACCGGGTAATCGCCGAGCCGAAACTTGCCGTGCTCGTCGAGCAGGCGACGGATATGCGCCGCGATAATCGGCACTGCGTCCTCTTCGACGTCTTTGATGGTGCGGGTGGGGTCGAAGAGTGGACCCTCCTCGAAGTCGAAGAGCGTAGCCCCTTCGAGCTCCTTCAGTTTCGCGCGCGCTTCCGTCCACCAATCATCGGTCGCCTTGGCGGCGGCGTGAGCGAAGTGCCAGATGCCGGCCGGGTGCCGAGTGCCGAATACGAGGTAGTAAAGCGATTTGTGCTTGGGCCAGCGGTGAACGGGGATGGCAATCAAGGTCATCCCGGTGGCCTCTTCCAGCCGTCGGCCGAACTCGGCGAGCACGCTGTCAACGGCCTCGTCGTTGACGCCGTCCTTGAAGTAGGCCCGCCACCAGTCGCCTCCGAGGGCGGTATCGAGGGTCTTCATGGTCGCCTCGTTCGGCGTCGCTGAGGTTACGTGGCCGCCAATCCGGCGCAGCGCCAACATGCTGAAGTTCAACATGACTTCTGTTGGCGGCCAAGGGTTGTCGCCGCCGCGGTTTATAGCCGCGACCAGGTCCTCATACGGTATCCCGACGCCGCAGGGGTCGAGGAACAAGAAAGCGGGCAGTTCACTGAACTTCGGCAGACTGTCGCGCAGGTATTTCTTGGCGTCACCGCGGTGGGTGTGCACATCGAGGTTCTTGGCGCGGTACGTGTCGCAGAGTTCATCCAGCACCGCGAACAACTTGCGTTTCTTCTCGCATAGATACAGGGAGATGGGCACGCCTCTGGGCCCGTACAGCTGGCCGGTTGCGAACTCCAGCATTTCGCCAGCTGAACCCAGCTTGCCGTCTTCGTAGACGCCGCGCCCGGCGAAACCGTCGAAGTAGGCGGCGCGCCCGGCGATCGACGAGGTTCTGATGAGGAACACCGGCAGGTATCGCTTCAGCAGGTTGTGTTTCAGAACTCCGGGCAGGCGAGCGTCCTTCCAGTAGTTCGCGTTGGCTCCCGTCGCCATTCAGGTCCCCCTTGACCGCGGTAAGCGGCCCAACTTCGCGCTGGTTTCTCGGCAATGAATAAGCGCCTATGAGACGACTGTAGGACCCAAGCGTGTCAAAGCGGCGCAGCGACGTACAAAATCATGCAGATTGCGGCGCACCGCAGCGGACGAGTCGGCAGCAGATCAACATTGCGGCCCATTCAGTCGATGGACGCGGCCGCGGCTGCCGGCCTGTCGGGATCGGGTTGGAAATCGGCGATCGCCACGACGCCAGACGGGGCGTGGGACGAGTCGATGATCTGAGCGCGTGCCGGCCGGCCGGCCGGCCGACGCCGTGGCCCCTGGTGCACGTCGCCCCGCCGCGCTCGCTCGACGTGCGAAAACGCCTTGAGAGGTGCAGCAAACTTTGCAACCATGATTCTCGACCGCACGTCTACAAAGGGGGACCGCGTGACGACCGCTCGCAAGAAGTGGACGATCTTCGACACCGTTCAGGTGACCGAAGCAGTGATCGCCAACGAAGGCAAGTGGCTTTCAGAGGAGGGCTTCGAAGGACTTATGCAGCGCGTGGGTTGCACTCGCGGCTCCGCGGAAACGGTCTACTGGCGCATCCAAACCGTTTTGGGCTATGCCGGTGGGCGTCCCGCTCAGGGCATCACGGTCCTGGATAGAGCAGTGGCACAGTTGTATCTAGGGCACGACCCCCGACTGAGGGACGTTGCGAGCGCTTGAGTTTAACCGTGACGCCCGCAAACGCCGACATCTGCGATCTACGTGCGATCACTTCGATGAAATGAAAACGTCGCCCGTGGGCCAGACGGCCCGGGCTCCGTGTTGGTGGAAAAGATTAATGATGCCCTGGGTTGGGCGGTCTGGCACCAGGATGGTGAGGTGTGCCGGTGTTAGTAGCTGGGCGTAGTCGAGTATCTGGCCAAGAGCAAGGCGCATAGTGTTTCGCTCGACTGACGATTTCACTTCGATGAGGTCGCGCGTTGTCTCGTCGTAGAGGTCGGTGTACAGCACTTGATTGTCGATAGCGATCTCATGCCGACAGGTCTTGTGCTGCAGCGTTTTACGAAGATAGTCCGCATAGCGCTTCTGAAGCTTGGCTTCCTTGCGGGTGCGATCTTTGCGACCGAGCGCTTTGTACTCGACCGCGAAATCTTCGGTCAGCTGATTCTCGATTGGAATCCTCCTAACCTTTGCGATCTGCCCATCACCTAGTTTTAGGTTGTCGAGCTGAAGGGTGCCGAGTAACGCCTGCACCTCCGGGGAATCTCCGATGATGTTGGCGATTGCCTGGATCGCGCGTGATGTGAAGTCCCGATCGCTGACCACGAGGTTGAACGCGCCTACACTCAGGCCACCCTCGAGGTTGAGTTCGCGGGTTTCCTTATAGGTCAGACCGGCGGCGTTTGGCATTCCTAGGTCCCACCACAAGGGTGTTTCTTTTAGCGCGAACCAGGGGTTGCGCGGGTCGGGTCGGCTGGCAGATACCTGGAACGGTTTCAGAGCAGCTGAGAGGTCATGGCTGACGTCTTGAAACTTGAACCGCCGCTGTCCTGTGGATAACGATCGCGAGATAGCCCACAGCAGCACTACGTACTTGTATGGAACGTTGCGGCCTTCGTGAACGTCGACTCGAATCTCCCGGAGCTCGGCGAGCAAAGCTGCGCCATCAACCGCATCATCACGGATACCAGGGTTGACCGCCTCGATAGCGGCGCTGCCGGCGTGCGCTTCCTCGGCGCTTTCCGGCACTCGGTGCAGTTTGAAGACGATGACTTCTCGTTCGACGCCATTGCGGTCGGGCCCGCGTTGGATGGCGTACGGCGCTGTGTCATCGATATCCAAGCGTCCGACATATCGCTGGATGACCTCGTCGCTGCCGGGCTTCGTGCCAGCTGCTTCAAACAGGCGAATTGCTCTGCCGGTCTTTTTGTGGTCTTTGACCGCGGCATTGCCCCAAGGAGGTTTGTCGAACCTCTGATCCCCTTCTTGGCCTTCTCCTGTGTAGTAGAAGATGTCGCCGCTCGTGTCCCAGTGGTCCTCGTAACCGTGT includes:
- a CDS encoding bacteriophage protein gp37; amino-acid sequence: MADRSAIEWTEATWNPVTGCDRVSAGCDHCYAMTLAKRLKAMGSEKYQNDGDLRTSGPGFDVTVHPQALDEPRRWRQPRVVFVNSMSDLFHARVPVSFIRDVFDVCRETPQHTYQVLTKRSLRLRRLGDNLDWPANLWMGVSVENADVLPRVDHLRDVPAAVRFLSCEPLIGPLDGLNLDGIHWVIAGGESGANHRPVDGEWVRDIRDACQDAGVAFFFKQWGGRTPKSLGRQLDGQLWDEMPATA